A genomic region of Enterococcus sp. 12C11_DIV0727 contains the following coding sequences:
- a CDS encoding NAD(P)H-dependent glycerol-3-phosphate dehydrogenase, translating to MKQKVAVLGPGSWGTALAQVLAENGHEVRIWGHNKAQIDEINTHHTNRHYLPDLVIPESIQGKMSLEECIADADAVLFVVPTKAIRTVAQEFKAKCQNQPLIIHASKGLEQGSHKRISEILMEEIPSEKRRGVVVLSGPSHAEEVAVHDITTITAASEDLEVATYVQRLFMNDYFRIYTNDDVIGVETGAALKNIIALGAGAIHGLGFGDDAKAAIMTRGLAEISRLGVAMGANPLTFIGLSGVGDLIVTCTSVHSRNWRAGNLLGKGHNLDEVLENMGMIVEGVSTTKAAYELSQQLNVDMPITTAIYNVLYEGQDVKQAAKEIMLRDGKMENEFSI from the coding sequence ATGAAACAAAAAGTTGCTGTTTTAGGTCCCGGTTCATGGGGAACTGCATTGGCTCAAGTTTTAGCAGAAAATGGGCATGAGGTTCGGATATGGGGGCATAATAAAGCACAAATTGATGAAATCAATACTCACCATACGAATCGGCATTATCTTCCCGATTTAGTAATTCCAGAATCGATTCAAGGGAAAATGTCGTTGGAAGAGTGTATTGCTGATGCAGATGCAGTTTTGTTCGTTGTTCCGACTAAAGCGATTCGAACGGTTGCACAAGAATTTAAAGCAAAATGCCAAAATCAGCCATTGATCATCCACGCCAGTAAAGGGTTGGAGCAAGGGAGTCATAAACGGATATCTGAAATTTTGATGGAAGAGATTCCATCAGAAAAAAGGCGCGGCGTAGTTGTTTTATCTGGACCAAGTCATGCAGAGGAAGTAGCAGTTCATGATATTACGACGATTACTGCCGCAAGTGAGGATTTAGAGGTAGCGACATATGTTCAACGTCTGTTTATGAATGATTATTTTAGAATTTATACGAATGACGATGTTATTGGTGTTGAAACGGGAGCGGCTTTGAAAAATATCATTGCGTTAGGTGCTGGAGCGATTCATGGTTTAGGTTTTGGAGATGATGCAAAAGCTGCGATCATGACACGTGGTTTAGCTGAAATCAGCCGTTTAGGTGTAGCTATGGGGGCTAATCCTTTGACTTTTATTGGTCTAAGCGGAGTTGGTGACTTAATCGTTACATGTACTAGTGTTCATTCACGTAATTGGCGTGCAGGGAATTTGCTTGGCAAAGGCCATAATTTGGACGAAGTTCTTGAGAATATGGGGATGATTGTTGAAGGAGTTTCGACAACTAAAGCAGCCTATGAGTTATCTCAACAATTAAATGTCGATATGCCGATTACGACAGCAATTTATAACGTATTATATGAAGGTCAAGATGTCAAACAAGCAGCAAAAGAGATCATGTTGCGTGACGGTAAAATGGAGAATGAATTTTCCATATAA